From the Sphingomonas brevis genome, the window AGAGCTTCCAGGCGGATGTGCTCAGTGCCGACAAGCCCGTACTCGTCGATTTCTGGGCGGAATGGTGTGGTCCCTGCCGGATGATCGCTCCCGCGCTCGAGGAAATTGCCGCGGAGCTTGGCGACAAGGTCACGGTGGCAAAAATCAACATTGACGAGAATCCTGACACGCCGGGCAAATATGGCGTTCGCGGTATCCCGACCATGCTGCTGTTCAAGAATGGCGAAGCGGTCGCTCAAAAGGTTGGCGCCGCGCCGCGCAGCCATATTCAGCAATGGCTTGAGGGCGAACTCGGCTAAGCCGGGGGCTCGGTTCCATCGAGGCCAACCGTATCCGGCCTGAACCGGTCATATTTTGGCAGGCGGTCGTCAATTTCGATCCAGGGGAGCCTGCTCGTCCAGAAAATGTGGAAGCCGGGACGCACGCGTCCCGGTTCGTCCAGCGTCGCAACGCTGAAATCGATCGTGTCGGGCTGATGCTTGACGTGGGTGTACAGGGGAGTGCCGCATTCGCCGCA encodes:
- the trxA gene encoding thioredoxin TrxA, with product MGQNTKTVTDQSFQADVLSADKPVLVDFWAEWCGPCRMIAPALEEIAAELGDKVTVAKINIDENPDTPGKYGVRGIPTMLLFKNGEAVAQKVGAAPRSHIQQWLEGELG
- a CDS encoding GFA family protein, whose protein sequence is MDDCTGGCLCGTVRFRLASEPYDAGWCHCRTCQLNSGSPAMVFATVSLADYRFDQGEAAVRRVASSSFGHRAFCGECGTPLYTHVKHQPDTIDFSVATLDEPGRVRPGFHIFWTSRLPWIEIDDRLPKYDRFRPDTVGLDGTEPPA